CATCAGGCGCGGGCCGGTGACTTCGTACCGTTCGCCCAGATGCCCCTCTTCGGTCAGTGCTGCGACGACCACATCGGCGATGTCATCAATGTCGATGATCGGCTCCGCGATAGCGCCGCCCGGCATGGGCAACACGCCGCCAAGGATAGGATCGCGAAGGTAGCCTTCGCTGAAGTTCTGAGCAAACCAGGCGGACCGCACGATGGTATAGCCAAGGCCGGAATTGCGGATCACCTCTTCGCCCATGCTTGCGAAGTGTTCCCCCCGGCCGGACAAGAGCACGATGTGCTGTAGGCCGCTGTCGAGGGCGACCTTCGCGAAAGCCTCCAGCTTTTCGATTGCGCCGGGGAAGGCCAGGTCAGGGAAATAGGTGACGTAGGCCTTGGAGACACCGGTCAGGATTGGGACCCAGGTGCTTTGATCTTCCCAATCAAATGGGGTTTCGGATCGCCGTGCGCCGCGCCGGACAGAGAAGCCTTTAGCTTCCAGTTTTGCTGCAACGCGAGAGCCGGTTTTGCCAGTGGCGCCGATGACGAGGATAGGTTCGTTAGACATAGCTTTCTCCTGTGGTGAGCCGTGGGCCCACCCTGATTTCTTGGTTGCTGAAGTGCTGGTGTGGTGGCTGCGGCCTTTAAAGAATCAGGGCCGCCGCCCATCCCATCGCGATCAAACAGAACAGCGATGTGAAGTAGATGCGGTAAAATTGGATTTGCATGCCCCGGTGCGAGTACCTGCTACGGGGCGCATAGGGAGAGCGATGCATGGCTACGCACTCTCACGGACTTGGCCGACGAGGATCGACCAATCCATGCCCAAAGCGCCATAAACCTCGCCTGCCTGATTGCTGGCGTTGTCTGCCAGGATCTCAATCATCAGGCTCGCGCCATCGGCCACAACAACACCGGCCT
The DNA window shown above is from Hoeflea phototrophica DFL-43 and carries:
- a CDS encoding NmrA family NAD(P)-binding protein codes for the protein MSNEPILVIGATGKTGSRVAAKLEAKGFSVRRGARRSETPFDWEDQSTWVPILTGVSKAYVTYFPDLAFPGAIEKLEAFAKVALDSGLQHIVLLSGRGEHFASMGEEVIRNSGLGYTIVRSAWFAQNFSEGYLRDPILGGVLPMPGGAIAEPIIDIDDIADVVVAALTEEGHLGERYEVTGPRLMTFAEMAEVLTTTLDRPIQHIPISFEDFHANVAASGDTFVADVFTAIARETLDGRNAHTADGVERALGRRPRDFADFAQTAMTAGAWPSAA